One part of the Thermodesulfobacteriota bacterium genome encodes these proteins:
- a CDS encoding (deoxy)nucleoside triphosphate pyrophosphohydrolase gives MNGPPPAPVPVVAAVLWDDCGRVLLARRPPGGPHGGLWEFPGGKVEPGESPESALAREILEELGAVVTVGREVARVDHAYPHLHPHLTAFACTLARGTPVPLHGQELAWLEPGELLSRPMPEADIPVARKLASQT, from the coding sequence GTGAACGGGCCCCCCCCGGCCCCGGTGCCCGTGGTGGCCGCCGTGCTCTGGGACGACTGCGGCAGGGTGCTGCTGGCCCGGCGCCCGCCGGGGGGGCCCCACGGCGGCTTGTGGGAGTTCCCCGGAGGCAAGGTGGAACCCGGGGAGAGCCCCGAGTCGGCGCTTGCCCGGGAGATCCTCGAGGAGCTGGGGGCCGTGGTGACGGTGGGGCGGGAGGTGGCCCGGGTGGATCACGCCTACCCACACCTGCACCCCCACCTCACCGCCTTCGCCTGCACCCTGGCCCGGGGTACGCCCGTGCCCCTCCACGGCCAGGAGCTGGCCTGGCTCGAGCCCGGGGAGCTCCTCTCGCGCCCCATGCCCGAGGCCGACATCCCCGTCGCCCGGAAGCTGGCTTCGCAGACGTGA
- a CDS encoding acetoacetate--CoA ligase, with the protein MSELLWTPSPEKVAQANLTRFLSAVNREHGLSLQGYDDLYEWSVREIPAFWEAMWKFAGIRHSAPYEAVLEDPVMPGARWFRGARLNFAENLLRHRGDHTALVFVGERGEPERLTYAELYAQVARFARFLRDAGVGQGDRVAGFMPNRIEAVVGMLAATSLGAIWSSCSPDFGFKGVMDRFGQIEPKVLLTADGYFYNGKAFDSLARVAEVAREIHSIEKIVVVPFVSARPNLSGVPKALLWADALANDAREVAFAQLPFDHPIYIMYSSGTTGVPKCIVHGAGGTLIQHAKELLLHCDLKPEDTIFYFTTCGWMMWNWLVSSLYVGSTVVLFDGSPGYPDMSVLWKMAQDLKVSIFGTSAKYIAMCEKSEVRPGTELDLAPLKAVCSTGSPLSIEGFEWVYREVKADLQLASISGGTDIISCFMLGSPISPVYAGEIQKRGLGMKVEAWDDDGKPVVGRKGELVCTAPFPSMPVSFWNDPGDEKYLDAYFRHYPGIWRHGDYIEITEHGGVIVYGRSDATLNPAGVRIGTAEIYRQVEALEEVVESLVIGQPWEDDVRVVLFVVLRSGAALDEALKKKIRDQIRQNTTPRHVPAKIIQVPEIPRTISGKLVEMAVLQTVQGEEVKNKDALANPQALNHFKDLADLKT; encoded by the coding sequence ATGAGCGAGCTCCTTTGGACCCCTTCGCCGGAAAAGGTCGCCCAGGCCAACCTGACGCGGTTCCTCTCCGCCGTGAATCGGGAGCATGGCCTCTCCCTCCAGGGCTACGACGACCTGTACGAGTGGTCCGTGAGGGAGATCCCCGCCTTCTGGGAGGCCATGTGGAAGTTCGCCGGCATCCGGCACTCGGCCCCCTACGAGGCGGTGCTGGAAGATCCCGTGATGCCGGGGGCAAGGTGGTTCCGGGGGGCACGGCTCAACTTTGCCGAGAACCTGCTGCGCCACCGGGGCGACCATACGGCCCTGGTCTTCGTGGGAGAGCGGGGAGAACCCGAGCGCCTCACCTACGCGGAGCTCTATGCCCAGGTGGCCCGGTTCGCCCGGTTCCTGCGCGACGCGGGGGTGGGCCAGGGAGACCGGGTGGCGGGGTTCATGCCCAACCGCATCGAGGCCGTGGTGGGGATGCTGGCCGCCACCAGCCTCGGGGCCATCTGGTCCTCGTGCAGTCCGGACTTCGGGTTCAAGGGCGTCATGGATCGGTTCGGCCAGATCGAGCCCAAGGTGCTCCTAACGGCCGACGGGTACTTCTACAACGGCAAGGCCTTCGACTCGCTGGCCCGGGTTGCCGAGGTGGCCCGGGAGATCCACTCCATCGAGAAGATCGTCGTGGTGCCCTTCGTCAGCGCCCGGCCGAATCTCTCCGGGGTCCCCAAGGCGCTCCTCTGGGCCGATGCGCTGGCCAACGACGCCCGGGAGGTGGCCTTCGCCCAACTCCCCTTCGACCACCCCATCTACATCATGTATTCCTCGGGCACGACCGGCGTGCCCAAGTGCATCGTCCACGGGGCCGGCGGCACCCTGATCCAGCACGCGAAGGAGCTCCTGCTCCACTGCGACCTCAAGCCCGAGGACACGATCTTCTACTTCACCACCTGCGGTTGGATGATGTGGAACTGGCTCGTGAGCTCGCTCTACGTGGGCTCTACGGTGGTGCTCTTCGACGGCAGCCCCGGCTACCCCGACATGTCGGTGCTGTGGAAGATGGCCCAGGACCTGAAGGTCTCGATCTTCGGGACCAGCGCCAAGTACATCGCCATGTGCGAAAAGAGCGAGGTGCGGCCGGGGACTGAGCTCGACCTGGCGCCGCTCAAGGCCGTGTGCTCCACCGGCTCGCCCCTCTCCATCGAAGGCTTCGAGTGGGTGTACCGAGAGGTCAAGGCCGACCTCCAGCTCGCCTCCATCTCGGGGGGCACCGACATCATCTCGTGCTTCATGCTGGGTTCCCCCATCAGCCCGGTCTACGCGGGCGAGATCCAGAAGCGCGGCCTGGGGATGAAGGTCGAGGCCTGGGACGACGACGGCAAGCCCGTGGTCGGCCGGAAGGGCGAGCTGGTGTGCACGGCGCCCTTCCCGTCCATGCCCGTGAGCTTCTGGAACGACCCGGGCGACGAGAAATACCTGGACGCCTACTTCCGCCACTACCCCGGCATCTGGCGCCACGGGGACTATATCGAGATCACCGAGCACGGGGGGGTGATCGTCTACGGCCGCTCGGACGCCACCCTGAACCCCGCAGGGGTGCGCATCGGCACGGCCGAGATCTACCGGCAGGTGGAGGCCCTGGAGGAGGTCGTGGAGTCCCTGGTGATCGGCCAGCCCTGGGAGGACGACGTCCGGGTGGTCCTCTTCGTGGTGCTGCGGTCCGGGGCGGCCCTGGACGAGGCCCTGAAGAAAAAGATCCGGGATCAGATCCGCCAGAACACCACGCCGCGCCACGTGCCCGCCAAGATCATCCAGGTGCCCGAGATCCCGCGCACCATCAGCGGAAAGCTCGTGGAAATGGCGGTCCTCCAGACCGTGCAGGGCGAGGAGGTGAAGAACAAGGATGCCCTGGCCAACCCCCAGGCACTCAACCACTTCAAGGACCTGGCGGACCTCAAGACCTGA
- a CDS encoding P-II family nitrogen regulator — protein MIKVEAIVKPFRLDAVKEALQHLGVQGMTITEVKGFGRQKGHSEIYRGAEYTVDFVPKVKVEVVIGEDLAPKVVDAISSAARTGKIGDGKIFVSEVRDVIRIRTGERGTDAM, from the coding sequence ATGATCAAAGTGGAAGCCATCGTGAAGCCGTTTCGCCTGGACGCGGTCAAGGAGGCCCTGCAGCACCTGGGCGTGCAGGGGATGACCATTACCGAGGTGAAGGGCTTCGGCCGCCAGAAGGGCCACTCGGAGATCTACCGGGGGGCCGAGTACACCGTGGACTTCGTCCCGAAGGTCAAGGTGGAGGTGGTGATCGGGGAGGACCTGGCCCCGAAGGTCGTCGACGCCATCTCCTCCGCCGCGCGTACCGGCAAGATCGGCGACGGAAAGATCTTCGTTTCCGAAGTCCGCGACGTCATCCGCATCCGCACCGGCGAACGCGGAACCGACGCCATGTAG
- a CDS encoding ammonium transporter yields MEQHIFELKYALDTFYFLVCGALVMWMGAGFAMLEAGLVRAKNTTEILAKNVALFAVACVMYLVCGYAIMYDGTWFLRGIELSGAASAEELTSHVLAASAEAGFGGDAVYASASDFFFQVVFVATAMSIVSGAVAERMKLWAFLAFSVLMTGLIYPMEGSWTWGGKDVFGLFSLGDLGFSDFAGSGIVHLAGASAALAGVLLLGARKGKYGPEGQVHAIPGANLPLATLGTFILWMGWFGFNGGSVLKLGDAVNANAVAMVFVNTNAAAAAGSVAALILARLLFGKADLTMLLNGALAGLVTITAEPATPTALQASLFGALGGLLVVGSILVLDKLRIDDPVGAISVHGTCGLLGLLLVPLTNGDASFFGQVAGALTIFAWVFGVSLVGWGLLKAVVGIRVSEEEEYQGMDLSDCGMEAYPEFTGK; encoded by the coding sequence GTGGAACAGCACATCTTCGAACTGAAGTACGCGCTCGACACCTTTTACTTTCTCGTGTGCGGAGCCCTGGTGATGTGGATGGGGGCGGGCTTTGCCATGCTCGAGGCGGGGCTCGTGCGCGCCAAGAACACCACCGAGATCCTGGCCAAGAACGTGGCCCTGTTCGCCGTGGCCTGCGTCATGTACCTGGTGTGCGGGTACGCCATCATGTACGACGGCACGTGGTTCCTGCGGGGCATCGAGCTCTCGGGGGCGGCGAGCGCCGAGGAACTCACCTCCCACGTGCTGGCTGCCTCGGCCGAGGCGGGGTTCGGGGGCGACGCGGTGTACGCCAGCGCTTCGGACTTCTTCTTCCAGGTGGTGTTCGTCGCCACCGCCATGTCCATCGTCTCGGGGGCCGTGGCGGAGCGGATGAAGCTCTGGGCGTTTCTCGCCTTCTCGGTGCTCATGACCGGCTTGATCTACCCCATGGAAGGTTCCTGGACGTGGGGGGGCAAGGACGTGTTCGGTCTCTTCAGCCTGGGCGACCTGGGCTTCAGCGACTTCGCGGGCTCCGGCATCGTGCACCTGGCGGGCGCCTCGGCCGCCCTGGCGGGAGTTCTCCTGCTCGGCGCCCGCAAGGGCAAGTACGGTCCCGAGGGCCAGGTACACGCCATCCCCGGCGCCAACCTGCCCCTGGCCACCCTGGGCACCTTCATCCTGTGGATGGGGTGGTTCGGGTTCAACGGCGGATCGGTCCTCAAGCTCGGCGACGCCGTCAACGCCAACGCGGTGGCCATGGTCTTCGTCAACACGAACGCCGCGGCGGCGGCCGGCTCCGTAGCGGCGCTGATCCTGGCGCGGCTGCTCTTCGGCAAGGCCGATCTCACCATGCTCTTGAACGGTGCGCTCGCCGGCCTCGTGACCATCACCGCCGAGCCCGCCACCCCCACCGCACTCCAGGCGTCGCTCTTCGGCGCCCTGGGGGGCCTCCTGGTGGTGGGGAGCATCCTGGTCCTGGACAAGCTGCGCATCGACGACCCGGTGGGCGCGATCTCGGTGCACGGCACGTGCGGGCTCCTGGGGCTGCTCCTGGTGCCGCTCACCAACGGCGACGCCAGCTTCTTCGGCCAGGTTGCCGGGGCGCTCACCATCTTCGCCTGGGTGTTCGGCGTGAGCCTGGTCGGGTGGGGCCTGCTCAAGGCGGTGGTGGGCATCCGGGTCAGCGAGGAAGAGGAGTACCAGGGCATGGATCTCTCCGACTGCGGCATGGAGGCCTACCCCGAGTTCACCGGCAAGTAG
- a CDS encoding TorF family putative porin, whose amino-acid sequence MSKHRFLSALALAAFILAAAPALAGDGGWLDDANFSGNVSLASDYVFRGISQTDSNPAVQGGFDYASPVGLYVGAWASNVAFGGSIEMDWYGGFANEVGGFSYDLGVIYYSYPKAHDDPEINFFEGYLKLGYALPALGPVEPSLGAGYAYSPDFFGEDGNAHYLNGSLGLGLPYGLGLAAEVGWQKVEGDKSTGDGNGLDGDDGFDYVHYRFGASASLKGFDLDVSYHNTTEATFLGGSIADDRVVFTVSRSL is encoded by the coding sequence ATGTCGAAGCACCGGTTCCTCTCCGCCCTCGCTCTGGCCGCCTTCATCCTGGCCGCTGCCCCGGCCCTCGCCGGGGACGGCGGCTGGCTCGACGACGCCAACTTCAGCGGCAACGTCTCGCTTGCCTCGGACTACGTCTTCCGCGGGATCTCCCAGACCGACTCGAACCCCGCGGTCCAGGGCGGGTTCGACTACGCCTCACCGGTGGGCCTGTACGTGGGCGCCTGGGCCTCCAACGTGGCCTTCGGCGGCTCCATCGAGATGGACTGGTACGGGGGCTTCGCAAACGAAGTCGGCGGGTTCTCCTACGACCTGGGAGTGATCTACTATTCCTACCCCAAGGCGCACGACGACCCGGAGATCAACTTCTTCGAGGGCTACCTCAAGCTCGGCTACGCCCTGCCCGCCCTGGGCCCCGTGGAGCCCTCCCTGGGGGCCGGCTACGCCTACTCGCCCGACTTCTTCGGGGAGGACGGCAACGCCCACTACCTGAACGGGAGCCTCGGCCTGGGGCTGCCCTACGGGCTGGGGCTCGCGGCCGAGGTGGGCTGGCAGAAGGTCGAAGGCGACAAGTCCACCGGCGACGGCAACGGTCTCGACGGGGACGACGGGTTCGACTACGTGCACTACCGCTTCGGGGCCTCGGCTTCCCTGAAGGGGTTCGACCTGGACGTGAGCTACCACAACACCACCGAGGCCACCTTCCTGGGCGGGAGCATCGCGGACGACCGCGTGGTCTTCACGGTTTCTCGTTCCTTGTAG
- a CDS encoding HAD family hydrolase, whose protein sequence is MTLSACPAALRAVIFDLDGTLLDTLDDLAGAMNRVLAQEGMPVHPVDAYRYFVGDGMEALVRRALPPERLDSATVARALAAMRAEYDRRCADKTRPYPGVSELLDALTRRMVPFAVFSNKPHDAAVDLVGRLLGRWEFAAVVGARPGYPVKPDPKGALEVAGLLGAAPGECLYLGDTGTDMRTARAAGMRAVGALWGFRPAAELLEAGAHALAASPADVLRLLKPLF, encoded by the coding sequence GTGACCCTCTCTGCCTGCCCGGCGGCCCTTCGCGCCGTGATCTTCGACCTGGACGGCACGCTCCTGGACACCCTCGACGACCTGGCCGGCGCCATGAACCGCGTGCTGGCGCAGGAGGGCATGCCGGTGCACCCCGTGGACGCCTACCGCTACTTCGTGGGGGACGGCATGGAGGCCCTGGTGCGCCGGGCCCTGCCCCCCGAGCGCCTCGACTCGGCCACCGTGGCCCGGGCGCTGGCTGCCATGCGGGCCGAGTACGACCGCCGCTGCGCCGACAAGACCCGCCCCTACCCGGGGGTATCCGAACTCCTCGACGCCTTGACCCGCCGCATGGTGCCCTTTGCCGTCTTCTCCAACAAGCCCCACGACGCGGCCGTGGACCTGGTTGGGCGCCTGCTGGGGCGGTGGGAGTTTGCCGCAGTGGTCGGTGCACGGCCCGGCTACCCGGTCAAGCCTGACCCAAAGGGGGCCCTGGAGGTGGCGGGGCTCCTGGGCGCCGCCCCGGGGGAGTGCCTGTACCTGGGGGACACGGGGACCGACATGCGCACCGCCCGGGCCGCGGGGATGCGGGCCGTGGGGGCGCTGTGGGGATTTCGGCCCGCAGCCGAGCTCCTGGAGGCCGGGGCCCACGCCCTGGCAGCATCCCCTGCCGATGTCCTCCGCCTGCTCAAACCGCTGTTCTAA
- a CDS encoding DUF488 family protein, with protein MAIRVVRLGSPRAQGEGLRLGTVRRPPRGVPKAEFASRDFYDVWLPELAPSEELVKAARGAEDEASWRAFVKRYRAEMAAPERTRLLDLLAALSRQTDLSVGCYCPVEARCHRSVLRELLHERGAVLA; from the coding sequence ATGGCGATCCGCGTCGTCCGGTTGGGAAGCCCGCGGGCGCAAGGGGAGGGGCTGCGCCTCGGCACGGTGCGGCGCCCGCCCCGGGGAGTGCCCAAAGCCGAGTTCGCCTCCAGGGACTTCTACGACGTCTGGCTCCCGGAGCTGGCGCCGAGCGAAGAGCTCGTAAAGGCCGCCCGCGGGGCCGAGGACGAAGCGTCGTGGCGGGCCTTCGTCAAGCGGTACCGCGCCGAGATGGCCGCCCCCGAGCGAACCCGCCTCCTCGACCTCCTCGCCGCCCTCTCCCGCCAGACGGACCTCTCCGTGGGCTGCTACTGCCCCGTCGAGGCCCGCTGCCACCGCTCCGTGCTCCGGGAGCTTCTGCACGAAAGGGGGGCGGTGCTGGCGTGA